In one Candidatus Binatia bacterium genomic region, the following are encoded:
- a CDS encoding polysaccharide deacetylase family protein: MHPIAILTYHSLDTSGSVVSVTPNVFAAQMACVAGLGYRGLALRDAVTHREAHGSWPEKSVVLTFDDGYRNFFEQGLPVLVRHDFSATLFLASGHVGGENGWADPPPRLGTLPLLSWDQAMDLSAAGVEIGSHSKSHPDLRQLAPLEIEGEIVGSRTEIADRIGRPVVSFAYPFGRVGNAARQVVRREFRAACTGVLKRAADEPLHELPRVDMFYLRSSASLKKLLNGQLDRHLTVLRWGRTIRQLLRNTDRKP; encoded by the coding sequence ATGCACCCCATCGCGATTCTCACTTACCACTCGTTGGATACGAGCGGTTCAGTCGTCTCGGTGACGCCCAACGTGTTCGCCGCCCAGATGGCGTGCGTGGCGGGGCTGGGATATCGGGGGCTCGCGCTCCGCGATGCGGTCACCCACCGCGAGGCTCACGGCTCTTGGCCTGAGAAGTCCGTCGTGCTCACGTTCGACGACGGGTACCGGAACTTTTTCGAGCAGGGCTTGCCAGTGCTAGTGCGACACGACTTCAGCGCCACCCTCTTTCTCGCCAGTGGCCACGTGGGAGGTGAGAACGGCTGGGCCGATCCGCCACCGCGCTTGGGGACACTTCCGTTGCTGTCGTGGGACCAGGCGATGGATCTGTCTGCCGCTGGGGTGGAGATCGGCTCGCACAGCAAGAGCCATCCCGACCTGCGGCAGCTTGCACCGCTGGAAATTGAAGGCGAGATCGTCGGCTCACGCACCGAGATCGCAGACCGCATCGGCCGCCCGGTGGTAAGCTTCGCGTACCCATTCGGCCGCGTCGGCAACGCCGCACGACAGGTCGTGCGGCGAGAGTTCCGTGCCGCCTGCACCGGCGTGCTGAAACGAGCTGCCGATGAACCACTGCATGAATTGCCGCGAGTCGACATGTTCTACCTCCGCTCTTCGGCGAGCTTGAAGAAGCTGCTGAACGGGCAGCTCGACCGTCATCTCACCGTGCTTCGTTGGGGTCGCACCATCCGCCAATTGTTGCGGAACACCGATCGGAAGCCATGA
- a CDS encoding CBS domain-containing protein, which yields MQIQQWMKHPVHIVKPLDSIRHAREIMEMHRINQLPVIAGGHLIGIITDRDLRAAYPSVFDAPLLSGRKPHTAGTDLEAVTVEMVMTPNVLTLAPHDSVPDAARLMRRERVGAVPIVDGNRLVGILTRSDVLDAFVALATP from the coding sequence ATGCAGATTCAGCAATGGATGAAGCATCCGGTGCACATCGTGAAACCGTTGGATTCAATCCGACACGCACGGGAAATCATGGAGATGCACCGAATTAACCAGCTGCCTGTGATCGCCGGCGGACATCTGATCGGTATCATCACGGATCGCGATTTACGCGCCGCATACCCTTCGGTGTTTGACGCTCCGCTTCTGAGCGGCCGTAAGCCGCACACCGCCGGGACGGATCTGGAGGCAGTGACGGTGGAAATGGTGATGACGCCGAACGTCTTGACACTGGCTCCCCACGACTCGGTGCCGGATGCCGCTCGACTCATGCGCCGCGAGCGCGTCGGTGCCGTGCCCATCGTCGACGGAAATCGGCTCGTGGGTATCCTCACGCGCAGCGATGTGTTGGATGCTTTCGTTGCGCTGGCTACGCCCTAG
- a CDS encoding glycosyltransferase: MSLLGSGNESAGLERSPIPSLVGEPLRFCIVTTFYPPYNFGGDGISAHHLANGLARRGHAVTVLHSPSAYEMLAGKTPHEPYNDHPGVRVHGIRTPLGKWGLFAVQQTGRPGLQAPELRQWLDSGTYDIIHYNNVSLLGGPAVFGYGRGLKLCTLTDHWLVCPMHVLWKFDREVCTQPACFRCTLAGGRPPQLWRSAGFMQRTARHIDAFIGPSRFTIRMHQERGLRGMMVQLPRFHPEPAVQPDQQECAGRPYFLFSGRLEKIKGLQDIIPIFHGQDVDLLIAGTGSFEGALRSLAAGAPNIKFVGRVDHQRLHWLYRHAVATIVPSRCYETFGLVVAESFAAATPVIVYAQSSLAELVSEHGGGLMYRRADELRAAMAQLLSNPGRRARLGREGRQAYDAEFAEDAFLGHYLDVVRTLLKEKRAGRPVSALGDSASVLAGRQVFFAPASASSSAPAA; this comes from the coding sequence ATGTCGTTGCTGGGCTCCGGGAATGAGTCCGCAGGGCTCGAACGCAGCCCGATCCCGTCCCTCGTGGGCGAGCCGCTGCGCTTTTGCATCGTCACCACCTTCTATCCGCCGTACAATTTCGGCGGTGACGGCATCTCCGCCCATCACCTCGCCAATGGCTTGGCGCGCCGCGGCCACGCGGTGACGGTCCTACACAGCCCGTCCGCGTACGAAATGCTGGCCGGAAAGACTCCGCACGAACCGTACAACGACCATCCCGGGGTCCGCGTCCACGGCATCCGTACGCCGCTGGGGAAATGGGGATTGTTCGCGGTGCAGCAAACGGGCAGACCGGGACTACAGGCCCCAGAGCTGCGCCAATGGCTCGACAGCGGCACCTACGACATTATCCATTACAATAACGTCTCCCTCCTCGGTGGACCGGCCGTCTTTGGTTACGGGCGTGGACTGAAGCTCTGTACGCTGACCGATCACTGGCTCGTGTGCCCCATGCACGTGCTGTGGAAGTTTGATCGCGAGGTGTGCACGCAGCCGGCCTGCTTCCGCTGCACGTTGGCCGGCGGCCGGCCACCGCAGCTCTGGCGCAGCGCCGGTTTCATGCAACGGACCGCGCGCCACATCGACGCCTTCATCGGTCCGAGTAGGTTCACCATCCGCATGCATCAAGAGCGTGGGTTGCGCGGAATGATGGTACAGCTCCCCCGCTTCCATCCGGAACCGGCTGTTCAACCCGACCAGCAAGAATGCGCCGGACGCCCGTATTTCCTGTTCAGCGGACGACTGGAGAAGATCAAGGGTCTCCAAGACATCATCCCGATCTTCCACGGCCAGGATGTCGATTTGCTGATCGCCGGCACCGGCAGCTTCGAGGGCGCGTTGCGGTCGTTGGCGGCCGGCGCCCCGAACATCAAATTCGTCGGCCGGGTCGATCATCAGCGGCTGCATTGGCTCTATCGTCATGCCGTGGCCACGATTGTACCGTCACGGTGCTACGAGACCTTCGGGCTGGTCGTAGCGGAGTCGTTTGCCGCCGCCACGCCAGTGATCGTGTATGCCCAGAGTTCCCTGGCAGAACTCGTCAGCGAGCACGGCGGCGGCCTCATGTATCGCCGCGCCGATGAGCTACGCGCAGCGATGGCGCAGTTGCTTTCGAACCCGGGTCGGCGCGCGCGTCTGGGACGCGAGGGCCGGCAGGCGTACGACGCGGAATTCGCGGAGGATGCATTTTTGGGACATTACCTTGACGTTGTCCGCACGTTGCTGAAGGAAAAGCGTGCGGGGCGGCCGGTCAGCGCTCTCGGCGACTCCGCCTCCGTGTTGGCGGGGCGGCAGGTGTTTTTTGCGCCTGCGTCTGCGTCTTCCTCCGCTCCCGCCGCTTGA